Proteins co-encoded in one endosymbiont 'TC1' of Trimyema compressum genomic window:
- a CDS encoding amidohydrolase family protein has translation MPGETDEAQEQELHKIILYAHKKGYQVGIHATGNRSIDVSLDGFIKDIETYPGPSKRHYVIHGDMITNAWARKAIPYDVGLTLEPEVGTLIYEATTPFIGKKASRIYGVKELLDCGLWISGGSDCPITYPNWRKGLEAAVTRRSATTGNKHCPELGVSVAEGIKVYTYGGAYQERFEKVIGSIKINKVADFQVLEKDLFSVEPEALGSVDVVMTVTGGKIVYEK, from the coding sequence CTCCATAAAATTATTCTCTATGCCCATAAAAAAGGCTATCAAGTGGGGATTCATGCAACCGGTAATCGCTCTATTGATGTTTCATTAGATGGTTTTATTAAAGATATTGAAACTTATCCAGGGCCATCAAAAAGACACTATGTTATTCATGGTGATATGATTACCAATGCTTGGGCTAGAAAAGCCATTCCCTATGATGTTGGTTTAACTTTAGAACCAGAAGTTGGGACATTAATATATGAGGCAACAACACCCTTTATTGGCAAGAAAGCCAGTCGCATTTATGGCGTGAAAGAGCTTTTAGATTGTGGTCTTTGGATTTCTGGCGGTTCTGATTGTCCTATTACTTATCCTAACTGGCGAAAAGGTTTGGAGGCAGCTGTAACGAGACGTTCTGCCACAACGGGTAATAAACATTGTCCTGAACTAGGGGTTAGTGTAGCAGAAGGTATTAAAGTGTATACTTATGGAGGGGCTTATCAAGAACGATTTGAAAAAGTTATAGGTTCAATTAAAATTAATAAAGTTGCAGATTTTCAAGTCCTAGAGAAAGATTTATTTTCAGTGGAGCCAGAAGCATTAGGTTCTGTAGATGTTGTTATGACAGTTACTGGTGGAAAAATAGTTTATGAAAAATAA